The following coding sequences are from one Geodermatophilus normandii window:
- a CDS encoding M24 family metallopeptidase, whose protein sequence is MSGRTAERRERLRATAAERGLDAVLVTNLLNVRYLTGFTGSNGALLLRTDGSDLFGTDGRYTTQAGTQVPDVELLVDRATVPALAREAVRAGAGRLGYESHEVTVDGLAQLERVLADAASGGTVPRLTSIGRAVEALRAVKDDDEVDALRRACAVADQALAELAAEGALRPGRTELEVGRELDARMLALGAEAPSFETIVATGANSAIPHHRPDRTVLAGGDFLKLDFGATVDGYHSDMTRTLVLGHAADWQREVYELVAASQAAGRAALAVGADVVAVDAASRDVIAAAGHADHFTHGLGHGVGLEIHEAPGIGPLGAGSLAAGMAVTVEPGVYLPGHGGVRIEDTLVVTADAPELLTLTSKELLVL, encoded by the coding sequence GTGAGCGGGCGCACCGCCGAGCGGCGGGAGCGGCTGCGCGCGACGGCGGCCGAGCGCGGCCTCGACGCGGTCCTGGTGACCAACCTGCTCAACGTCCGCTACCTGACCGGGTTCACCGGCTCCAACGGGGCGCTGCTGCTGCGCACCGACGGGTCCGACCTGTTCGGCACCGACGGCCGCTACACGACCCAGGCCGGCACCCAGGTCCCCGACGTCGAGCTGCTCGTGGACCGCGCCACCGTGCCCGCGCTGGCCCGCGAGGCGGTGCGCGCCGGCGCCGGGCGACTGGGCTACGAGAGCCACGAGGTGACCGTCGACGGGCTGGCGCAGCTCGAGCGGGTGCTCGCCGACGCCGCGTCGGGCGGGACGGTGCCCCGGCTGACGTCGATCGGCCGCGCGGTCGAGGCGCTGCGCGCGGTCAAGGACGACGACGAGGTCGACGCGCTGCGCCGGGCGTGCGCGGTCGCCGACCAGGCGCTGGCCGAGCTCGCCGCCGAGGGCGCGCTGCGGCCCGGGCGCACCGAGCTCGAGGTGGGCCGGGAGCTCGACGCCCGCATGCTGGCGCTGGGTGCCGAGGCGCCGTCGTTCGAGACGATCGTGGCCACCGGCGCCAACTCGGCGATCCCGCACCACCGCCCGGACCGCACCGTGCTGGCCGGCGGGGACTTCCTCAAGCTCGACTTCGGCGCCACCGTCGACGGCTACCACTCCGACATGACCCGCACGCTGGTGCTGGGCCACGCCGCCGACTGGCAGCGGGAGGTCTACGAGCTCGTGGCCGCGTCGCAGGCGGCCGGGCGGGCGGCGCTGGCGGTCGGGGCCGACGTCGTCGCCGTCGACGCGGCCTCCCGCGACGTCATCGCCGCCGCCGGCCACGCCGACCACTTCACCCACGGCCTCGGGCACGGGGTGGGCCTGGAGATCCACGAGGCGCCGGGCATCGGCCCGCTGGGCGCGGGTAGTCTGGCCGCCGGCATGGCCGTCACCGTGGAGCCGGGGGTGTACCTCCCCGGCCACGGCGGTGTCCGGATCGAGGACACGCTCGTCGTCACGGCGGACGCGCCCGAGTTGTTGACCCTCACGAGCAAGGAACTGCTGGTCCTCTAG
- the aroC gene encoding chorismate synthase, producing MLRWLTAGESHGQQLTAILEGLPAGVQVQTSDLDVDLARRRLGHGRGARMSFEQDAVTLTGGVRHGLTQGGPIAVQVGNTEWPKWTTVMSADPVDPEVLAGQARNAPLTRPRPGHADLAGMQKYGFDDARPVLERASARETAARVALGAVAKAFLRQVLGVEVVSHVVAIGPVTVPDGVLPGPQDNPRIDEDPVRCADPATSAAMVAEVDDARKNGDTLGGVVEVVVHGLPPGLGSHVHWDRRLDSRLAAALMGVQSVKAVEVGDGLETARRRGSVAHDEIVSSEGRLRRVTDRAGGIEGGMTNGEVLRVRAAMKPISTVPRALATVDVATGDAAVAINQRSDACAVPRGAVVMEAMVALVLADAALEKFGGDSVTETRRNAQGYLDALPYR from the coding sequence ATGTTGCGCTGGCTGACCGCCGGTGAGTCGCACGGCCAGCAGCTCACCGCCATCCTCGAGGGCCTGCCCGCCGGCGTGCAGGTGCAGACCTCCGACCTCGACGTCGACCTCGCCCGCCGCCGCCTGGGCCACGGTCGCGGCGCCCGCATGTCCTTCGAGCAGGACGCCGTCACGCTGACCGGCGGTGTGCGGCACGGGCTGACCCAGGGCGGCCCGATCGCCGTCCAGGTGGGCAACACCGAGTGGCCGAAGTGGACGACGGTCATGTCGGCCGACCCGGTCGACCCCGAGGTGCTCGCCGGCCAGGCCCGCAACGCGCCGCTGACCCGCCCGCGGCCCGGCCACGCCGACCTCGCCGGCATGCAGAAGTACGGCTTCGACGACGCGCGTCCGGTGCTCGAGCGCGCGAGCGCCCGCGAGACCGCCGCCCGCGTGGCGCTCGGTGCCGTCGCCAAGGCGTTCCTGCGCCAGGTGCTGGGCGTCGAGGTGGTCAGCCACGTCGTCGCCATCGGCCCGGTGACCGTGCCCGACGGCGTGCTGCCGGGCCCGCAGGACAACCCCCGCATCGACGAGGACCCGGTGCGCTGCGCCGACCCCGCCACCAGCGCGGCGATGGTCGCCGAGGTCGACGACGCCCGGAAGAACGGCGACACCCTCGGCGGCGTCGTCGAGGTCGTCGTGCACGGGCTGCCGCCCGGCCTGGGCAGCCACGTGCACTGGGACCGCCGGCTGGACTCCCGCCTGGCCGCCGCGCTCATGGGCGTGCAGTCGGTGAAGGCCGTGGAGGTCGGCGACGGCCTGGAGACCGCGCGCCGCCGCGGCTCGGTCGCCCACGACGAGATCGTCAGCTCCGAGGGCCGGCTGCGGCGGGTCACCGACCGCGCCGGCGGCATCGAGGGCGGGATGACCAACGGCGAGGTGCTGCGGGTGCGCGCGGCGATGAAGCCGATCTCCACCGTGCCGCGCGCGCTGGCCACCGTCGACGTCGCCACCGGCGACGCCGCGGTCGCGATCAACCAGCGCAGCGACGCCTGTGCGGTGCCCCGGGGCGCCGTGGTGATGGAGGCGATGGTCGCCCTCGTCCTGGCCGACGCCGCGCTGGAGAAGTTCGGCGGCGACTCGGTGACCGAGACCCGCCGCAACGCGCAGGGCTACCTCGACGCCCTCCCGTACCGGTGA
- a CDS encoding shikimate kinase, whose translation MSGPVLVLVGPPASGKTTVGTAVAAALGLPFRDTDSDVEAVAGTTVADLFISSGEPHFRALEEQAVARALGEHDGVLALGGGAVLSAASRELLVAYGRAGGTVVHLDVDLPSAAKRAGLSRDRPLLAVNPRAMLRTLLEQRAPLYAEVATAVVPTGGRAPQDVVADVLAALPAGAGR comes from the coding sequence GTGAGCGGACCCGTCCTCGTCCTGGTCGGCCCGCCGGCGTCCGGCAAGACCACCGTCGGCACCGCCGTGGCCGCCGCGCTCGGGCTGCCCTTCCGGGACACCGATTCCGACGTCGAGGCCGTCGCCGGCACCACGGTCGCCGACCTGTTCATCAGCTCCGGCGAGCCGCACTTCCGCGCGCTGGAGGAGCAGGCGGTCGCCCGGGCCCTCGGCGAGCACGACGGCGTCCTGGCCCTCGGCGGCGGCGCGGTGCTCAGCGCGGCGAGCCGGGAACTGCTCGTCGCGTACGGCCGCGCCGGCGGGACCGTCGTCCACCTCGACGTCGACCTGCCCTCGGCCGCGAAGCGCGCCGGGCTCTCCCGCGACCGCCCGCTGCTGGCGGTCAACCCCCGGGCGATGCTGCGCACCCTGCTCGAGCAGCGCGCCCCGCTGTACGCGGAGGTCGCCACCGCCGTCGTCCCCACCGGCGGCCGCGCGCCGCAGGACGTCGTCGCCGACGTGCTCGCCGCCCTCCCCGCGGGAGCCGGCCGGTGA
- the aroQ gene encoding type II 3-dehydroquinate dehydratase codes for MTIQVLNGANLGRLGTREPEIYGSTTYAQLVDLLETAGRELGMDVRVRQTDDEAELLRWIHEATDAGDPVVLNPASWSHTSIALHDALAALDTPLVEVHISNIHKREAFRHHSYVSRVADGVIAGLGVEGYVLALQWMSLRGHR; via the coding sequence GTGACCATCCAGGTGCTCAACGGCGCCAACCTCGGGCGCCTCGGCACCCGCGAGCCGGAGATCTACGGCTCGACCACCTACGCCCAGCTCGTCGACCTCCTGGAGACGGCGGGGCGGGAGCTGGGCATGGACGTCCGGGTGCGCCAGACCGACGACGAGGCCGAGCTGCTGCGCTGGATCCACGAGGCCACCGACGCCGGCGACCCCGTCGTCCTCAACCCCGCGTCGTGGTCGCACACCTCGATCGCGCTGCACGACGCCCTCGCGGCGCTGGACACGCCGCTGGTCGAGGTGCACATCAGCAACATCCACAAGCGCGAGGCGTTCCGGCACCACTCGTACGTCTCCCGCGTCGCCGACGGCGTCATCGCCGGCCTCGGCGTCGAGGGCTACGTGCTCGCGCTGCAGTGGATGTCGCTGCGGGGGCACCGGTGA
- the aroB gene encoding 3-dehydroquinate synthase, which produces MTVGGEKPYDVVIGPGAQVELGLVLAGTPKAAVVHAPPLAALAGAAVETLQTAGVAAEAVVVPDGEAAKTAAVAAQAWEQFGRLGLTRSDAVVGVGGGAVTDLAGFLAATWTRGVRVVHLPTTVLGMVDAAVGGKTGINTGAGKNLVGAFHPPTGVLADTDVLAGLPEAEFRAGMAEVVKCGFIADGAILDLLAADPTGRRDTEELIERAVRVKADAVGQDLFDTGVREYLNYGHTLGHAIERVEDFRWRHGEAVAVGLVFAAELGVQAGRLSRAEADRHRELLTAMGLPTRYAGDWAALQAVMRVDKKARGATLRFVVLDGLGNPGILPDPDPAWLDAAWAAVSEETA; this is translated from the coding sequence GTGACCGTCGGGGGAGAGAAGCCCTACGACGTCGTCATCGGCCCGGGCGCGCAGGTCGAGCTGGGGCTGGTGCTGGCCGGCACGCCGAAGGCCGCCGTCGTGCACGCCCCGCCGCTGGCCGCCCTGGCCGGAGCCGCCGTCGAGACGCTGCAGACCGCCGGCGTGGCCGCCGAGGCCGTCGTCGTCCCCGACGGGGAGGCCGCCAAGACCGCCGCGGTCGCCGCGCAGGCGTGGGAGCAGTTCGGCCGGCTCGGGCTGACCCGCTCCGACGCCGTCGTCGGGGTCGGCGGGGGAGCGGTGACCGACCTCGCCGGCTTCCTCGCCGCCACGTGGACCCGCGGCGTGCGGGTGGTGCACCTGCCCACCACCGTGCTCGGCATGGTCGACGCCGCGGTGGGCGGCAAGACCGGCATCAACACCGGCGCCGGCAAGAACCTCGTGGGCGCCTTCCACCCGCCGACCGGGGTGCTCGCCGACACCGACGTCCTCGCCGGGCTGCCCGAGGCGGAGTTCCGCGCCGGGATGGCCGAGGTGGTCAAGTGCGGGTTCATCGCCGACGGCGCCATCCTCGACCTGCTCGCCGCCGACCCGACCGGCCGCCGCGACACCGAGGAGCTCATCGAGCGCGCGGTGCGGGTCAAGGCCGACGCCGTGGGCCAGGACCTGTTCGACACTGGCGTCCGCGAGTACCTCAACTACGGGCACACGCTCGGCCACGCCATCGAGCGGGTCGAGGACTTCCGCTGGCGGCACGGCGAGGCCGTCGCCGTCGGGCTGGTCTTCGCCGCGGAGTTGGGCGTGCAGGCGGGGCGCCTCTCGCGGGCCGAGGCCGACCGGCACCGCGAGCTGCTCACCGCGATGGGGCTGCCCACCCGCTACGCCGGCGACTGGGCGGCGCTGCAGGCGGTGATGCGCGTGGACAAGAAGGCCCGCGGCGCGACGCTGCGCTTTGTCGTCCTCGACGGCCTGGGCAACCCGGGGATCCTCCCCGACCCCGACCCGGCGTGGCTGGACGCGGCGTGGGCCGCAGTGAGCGAGGAGACCGCGTGA
- the ruvX gene encoding Holliday junction resolvase RuvX, with amino-acid sequence MPEQRPDETGPVEERRVQGRPAVPPSRPRQAPPPQQPVHHRTEQIDLRAGFPPVRNETTEIDLSQGLPAGLPLPPRRTRQGRRLGIDVGTVRIGVALSDPTGTLASPLETVERRRDGGDLDRIVALVEEHEVTEVIVGEPRHLSGASGASAREARAYSRSLAGRIGSVPVHLVDERLSTVTAASSLRANGLDSRAQRPVIDQAAAVVILQAYLDAQRGRS; translated from the coding sequence GTGCCCGAGCAGCGCCCCGACGAGACCGGTCCGGTGGAGGAGCGGCGGGTGCAGGGCCGCCCGGCGGTGCCCCCGTCGAGGCCCCGGCAGGCCCCGCCGCCGCAGCAGCCGGTGCACCACCGCACCGAGCAGATCGACCTGCGCGCCGGCTTCCCGCCGGTGCGCAACGAGACGACCGAGATCGACCTGTCGCAGGGACTGCCCGCCGGGCTGCCCCTCCCGCCCCGGCGCACGCGCCAGGGCCGGCGGCTGGGGATCGACGTCGGCACGGTCCGCATCGGCGTCGCGCTGTCGGACCCCACCGGCACGCTGGCCAGCCCGCTGGAGACCGTCGAGCGCCGCCGCGACGGCGGGGACCTCGACCGGATCGTCGCCCTCGTCGAGGAACACGAGGTGACAGAGGTGATCGTGGGGGAGCCGAGGCACCTGTCTGGTGCGTCGGGCGCCTCCGCGCGGGAAGCGCGTGCCTACTCTCGGTCACTCGCCGGGCGCATCGGCAGCGTGCCCGTGCACCTCGTCGACGAGAGGCTCTCCACCGTGACCGCAGCCAGTTCCCTGCGGGCGAACGGGCTCGACAGCCGCGCCCAGCGCCCCGTGATCGACCAGGCCGCCGCCGTGGTCATCCTCCAGGCCTATCTCGACGCCCAGCGGGGGCGCTCGTGA
- the efp gene encoding elongation factor P, which produces MATTNDLKNGMVLNLDGQLWAVTEFQHVKPGKGGAFVRTTLKNVLSGKVVDRTFNAGTKVDTATVDKRNMTYLYREGDDFVFMDGDTFEQIYVPAATVGTGADYLLDNTEAVVAVHEGTPLYVELPVTMELVVQHTDPGLQGDRSTGGTKPATLETGAQINVPLFVNTGDKLKVDTRDGRYLGRAN; this is translated from the coding sequence ATGGCTACCACCAACGACCTCAAGAACGGCATGGTCCTCAACCTCGACGGCCAGCTGTGGGCCGTCACCGAGTTCCAGCACGTCAAGCCCGGCAAGGGCGGCGCGTTCGTCCGGACGACGCTGAAGAACGTGCTCTCGGGCAAGGTCGTCGACCGCACCTTCAACGCCGGCACGAAGGTCGACACGGCCACGGTCGACAAGCGGAACATGACCTACCTCTACCGCGAGGGCGACGACTTCGTCTTCATGGACGGCGACACCTTCGAGCAGATCTACGTCCCGGCGGCCACCGTCGGCACCGGCGCGGACTACCTGCTGGACAACACCGAGGCCGTCGTCGCGGTGCACGAGGGCACCCCGCTCTACGTCGAGCTGCCGGTGACGATGGAGCTCGTCGTGCAGCACACCGACCCGGGCCTGCAGGGCGACCGCTCGACCGGCGGCACCAAGCCCGCGACCCTGGAGACCGGCGCGCAGATCAACGTGCCGCTGTTCGTCAACACCGGCGACAAGCTCAAGGTCGACACCCGCGACGGCCGGTACCTCGGCCGCGCCAACTGA
- a CDS encoding prepilin peptidase, with product MAAVLAAAALGPVLARTAVRLARPGTARVAPVRAVASAVVLAALLCGAVLLTGPRPALAGYAWAAGAAVVLAQVDVAVHRLPDRVTYPAAAVGAAALLADAALLGTWPALARALLAAAAAGGIAFLAALAGPSGLGLGDVKLLALLGLLLGWAGWGVLMAGVFLGLLAGAAVALLLVATRRADWRTPVPFGPPLLAGAVLALLVEGQLA from the coding sequence GTGGCCGCCGTCCTCGCCGCCGCGGCACTCGGCCCGGTGCTGGCGCGCACCGCCGTCCGGCTGGCCCGCCCCGGCACCGCCCGCGTCGCCCCCGTCCGGGCGGTCGCGAGTGCCGTCGTCCTCGCCGCCCTCCTGTGCGGCGCGGTGCTGCTCACCGGCCCGCGCCCGGCGCTCGCCGGCTACGCCTGGGCGGCCGGGGCCGCGGTGGTCCTCGCCCAGGTCGACGTCGCCGTCCACCGGCTGCCCGACCGGGTCACGTACCCGGCCGCCGCCGTCGGCGCCGCTGCCCTCCTCGCCGACGCCGCGCTGCTCGGCACCTGGCCGGCCCTGGCGCGGGCGCTGCTCGCCGCGGCCGCCGCCGGCGGGATCGCGTTCCTCGCGGCGCTGGCCGGCCCGTCGGGTCTCGGCCTCGGCGACGTCAAGCTGCTCGCGCTGCTGGGCCTGCTGCTCGGCTGGGCCGGCTGGGGCGTGCTCATGGCCGGGGTGTTCCTCGGCCTGCTCGCCGGCGCGGCGGTCGCGCTGCTGCTGGTGGCGACCCGGCGCGCGGACTGGCGCACGCCGGTGCCGTTCGGCCCGCCGCTGCTGGCGGGCGCCGTCCTGGCCCTCCTGGTGGAGGGCCAGCTCGCCTGA
- the nusB gene encoding transcription antitermination factor NusB codes for MAARTKARKRAVDVLYEADLRGADPVELLRERIADVSPPVPDHAVRLVEGVAAHGARIDELIDRHARGWSLERLPDVDRAILRMAVFELLWADDVPDAVVIDEAVQLARALSTDDSPAYVNGVLGAILDAEVPTSS; via the coding sequence ATGGCTGCCCGCACCAAGGCGCGCAAGCGCGCCGTCGACGTCCTCTACGAGGCCGACCTGCGGGGTGCCGACCCGGTGGAGCTGCTGCGCGAGCGGATCGCCGACGTCTCCCCGCCCGTCCCCGACCACGCCGTCCGGCTGGTCGAGGGCGTGGCGGCCCACGGCGCCCGCATCGACGAGCTCATCGACCGCCACGCCCGCGGCTGGTCGCTGGAGCGGCTGCCCGACGTCGACCGCGCGATCCTGCGGATGGCGGTCTTCGAGCTGCTCTGGGCCGACGACGTGCCCGACGCCGTCGTCATCGACGAGGCCGTGCAGCTCGCGCGGGCGCTGTCGACCGACGACTCGCCGGCCTACGTGAACGGCGTGCTCGGCGCCATCCTCGACGCCGAGGTCCCCACCTCGTCCTGA
- a CDS encoding shikimate dehydrogenase, whose protein sequence is MPDPIPPGRAAVLGRPVGHSLSPLLHRAAYAALGLAGWTYDALDVGPEDLPDLVAGLGPEWRGFSVTMPCKQAAVAVADDVDPLPRLLGAANTLVHTDTGWRAENTDVHGVGMALQTGGVERVAHAAIVGAGGTAAAAAVALAELGAESVDVLVRAPGRAADVTRVLGVLGVEARVRLLAPGPVEAPVVVSTVPIGAHPELAGLRWRTGQTLLDVLYAPWPTPLAGRAAAAGATVVSGIEVLFWQATVQVELMTGLPAPLGPMRAALDAR, encoded by the coding sequence GTGCCCGATCCGATCCCGCCCGGCCGGGCGGCCGTCCTCGGCCGCCCGGTCGGGCACTCGCTCTCCCCGCTGCTGCACCGCGCGGCCTACGCCGCGCTCGGCCTGGCCGGCTGGACCTACGACGCCCTCGACGTCGGGCCCGAGGACCTGCCCGACCTGGTGGCCGGCCTGGGCCCGGAGTGGCGCGGGTTCTCGGTGACCATGCCCTGCAAACAGGCCGCGGTCGCCGTCGCCGACGACGTCGACCCGCTGCCGCGCCTGCTCGGCGCCGCCAACACGCTCGTGCACACCGACACCGGCTGGCGGGCGGAGAACACCGACGTCCACGGCGTCGGCATGGCGCTGCAGACCGGCGGCGTCGAGCGGGTCGCGCACGCGGCGATCGTCGGCGCCGGCGGCACGGCGGCGGCCGCGGCGGTGGCCCTCGCCGAACTGGGAGCGGAGTCCGTCGACGTGCTCGTGCGCGCGCCCGGCCGTGCCGCCGACGTGACCCGGGTGCTGGGCGTGCTCGGTGTCGAGGCCAGGGTCCGCCTGCTGGCGCCCGGCCCGGTCGAGGCGCCCGTCGTCGTCAGCACCGTGCCGATCGGCGCCCATCCCGAGCTCGCCGGCCTGCGGTGGCGGACGGGGCAGACCCTGCTCGACGTCCTCTACGCGCCGTGGCCGACGCCGCTGGCCGGCCGGGCCGCCGCGGCGGGCGCCACGGTGGTCAGCGGCATCGAGGTGCTGTTCTGGCAGGCGACGGTGCAGGTGGAGCTGATGACCGGCCTGCCCGCGCCGCTGGGGCCCATGCGCGCCGCCCTGGACGCCCGCTGA
- the mltG gene encoding endolytic transglycosylase MltG, translated as MNGPVPPYGRGLTGMPAVPPGSSPAGWTAGPPTTRLAPLGQVPGGSPRAGLLDREVRTVTAGRHAAPDGPQGSAPQDDRTGPLTGGDQPVPPAAGLPPRPSGPWSKLARRNDTAPGDPDDAPTVAAQAVGPRAGDPHDEHHRNHDHQPHDHEFHDHQVHDHQVHDEHHDDEDATGGLEVLGSGGSGGSDRGRRRGRRARREAAEPAPVEPPGVFADDSDEHHDDHHDVGHHDDHHDVGHHDDDHGPRRTRSGRRRRSPLAIVLALLVLAGLVAGIVFGGRALIGLVNPEAEDYAGAGSGTVEVRVGDGDTLSDIARTLVDSGVIASSEPFVDAAEADPAATGIQPGVYVLRAQMSGQAALDLLLDPATRQVSRVTVPEGTTLQATLQRIAESTGLPVEDLRAAAADPAALGLPAYANGQLEGFLFPATYDVEPDDTATDVLRAMVSRFTDMATGMQLEQRAAAAGRSVYDVVVVASMIERETRVDDERADVAQVIYNRLTQGIPLGIDAALAYGLDKNGNDLTVSDLQTDSPYNTRTRAGLPPTPIGAPGEASLEAALMPTTGDLLYYVLASEDGRHFFTASYDEFLVARQQCADAGLGCGG; from the coding sequence GTGAACGGTCCGGTCCCGCCGTACGGGCGGGGCCTGACCGGCATGCCCGCCGTCCCGCCCGGGAGCTCCCCGGCCGGCTGGACGGCGGGTCCGCCGACGACGCGGCTCGCGCCCCTCGGCCAGGTGCCCGGCGGCTCGCCCCGCGCCGGGCTGCTGGACCGGGAGGTCCGGACCGTCACCGCCGGGCGCCACGCCGCCCCCGACGGCCCGCAGGGCAGCGCCCCGCAGGACGACCGCACCGGCCCCCTGACCGGCGGAGACCAGCCCGTGCCGCCGGCCGCCGGGCTGCCGCCGCGGCCGTCCGGGCCGTGGTCGAAGCTCGCCCGCCGCAACGACACGGCTCCCGGCGATCCCGACGACGCGCCCACCGTGGCCGCGCAGGCCGTCGGCCCGCGCGCCGGCGACCCCCACGACGAGCACCACCGGAACCACGACCACCAGCCCCACGACCACGAGTTCCACGACCACCAGGTCCACGACCACCAGGTCCACGACGAGCACCACGACGACGAGGACGCCACCGGCGGCCTCGAGGTCCTCGGCTCCGGTGGCTCGGGCGGCTCCGACCGCGGCCGCCGCCGCGGGCGCCGGGCCCGGCGCGAGGCCGCCGAGCCCGCCCCCGTCGAGCCGCCCGGTGTCTTCGCCGACGACTCCGACGAGCACCACGACGACCACCACGACGTCGGGCACCACGACGACCACCACGACGTCGGGCACCACGACGACGACCACGGGCCGCGCCGCACACGCAGCGGCCGCCGTCGCCGCAGCCCGCTGGCCATCGTGCTGGCACTGCTCGTCCTCGCCGGGCTGGTCGCCGGCATCGTCTTCGGCGGCCGGGCGCTCATCGGCCTGGTCAACCCCGAGGCCGAGGACTACGCCGGCGCGGGCAGCGGCACCGTCGAGGTGCGCGTCGGCGACGGCGACACCCTCAGCGACATCGCCCGCACCCTCGTCGACTCCGGCGTCATCGCCTCCTCCGAGCCGTTCGTCGACGCCGCCGAGGCCGACCCGGCCGCCACCGGCATCCAGCCCGGCGTCTACGTCCTGCGGGCGCAGATGAGCGGCCAGGCCGCGCTCGACCTGCTGCTCGACCCCGCCACCCGGCAGGTCTCGCGGGTCACGGTCCCCGAGGGCACCACGCTCCAGGCCACGCTGCAGCGCATCGCCGAGTCCACCGGCCTGCCCGTCGAGGACCTGCGGGCCGCCGCGGCCGACCCCGCCGCGCTGGGTCTGCCGGCCTACGCGAACGGGCAGCTCGAGGGCTTCCTCTTCCCGGCCACCTACGACGTCGAGCCCGACGACACCGCCACCGACGTGCTGCGCGCCATGGTCTCCCGCTTCACCGACATGGCCACCGGCATGCAGCTCGAGCAGCGGGCCGCCGCGGCCGGCCGCTCGGTGTACGACGTCGTCGTCGTCGCCTCGATGATCGAGCGGGAGACCCGGGTCGACGACGAGCGGGCGGACGTCGCGCAGGTGATCTACAACCGGCTGACGCAGGGCATCCCGCTCGGCATCGACGCCGCGCTCGCCTACGGTCTGGACAAGAACGGCAACGACCTCACCGTCAGCGACCTGCAGACCGACAGCCCCTACAACACGCGCACCCGGGCCGGCCTGCCGCCGACGCCGATCGGCGCGCCGGGTGAGGCGAGCCTGGAGGCGGCGCTCATGCCGACCACCGGGGACCTCCTCTACTACGTCCTGGCGTCCGAGGACGGCCGGCACTTCTTCACCGCCAGCTACGACGAGTTCCTGGTGGCGCGGCAGCAGTGCGCCGACGCCGGCCTCGGGTGCGGTGGCTGA